The nucleotide window CTGCTAGAAATATTTACATAAGATGTTTATGAAACATTCATCACAGCACTCATCATAGTTTATATTTTAACACATAAAATATACTACAAGTTTTGCTCTGCATTTCTGCAATTTAACAAACTCCATTTAGCTTTGCAGAGTATTTGCGATCACAGTGAATCTCTGTTTCAgactttcccttttctgttttaagtGGTTTTCTATGGTCCTCGCTTCTTTTAAGATTCCATCAAGTTCTTGGACATAAGAAGCATCCATCGCTGCTCTCTCACTTAATTGAAAAAATCTGTAGTTAAAATCAATACTGATGCCATTAACTTTCTCACTACTTAGAACTGGttttatgcttttcttaaaaatgtgttgTCTGTCAATACTGAGTTTCTGACCAAATTATTTCTCTGctgtaacagaaaacagcattgtTATTTCAAGGTCTGTGTGTTCGATAGTTTTCAGCGCTAATTTCTCTAAACTGCAGCCACAGTAATCCACCTTTTCTAGAGAAGTTTAAAAAGTGCTGTACAAATAGGACAAAGTTAACTTGCCTTAAAATGTGAGCATATTTTGATAACAAGTTCATAATTTCTTTGTTCATCtctgttaaaagaaaacagtaattattTAAACATTGGAATGAATTGTCATCTCAACATCAAATTAGGTAATTGTATAGTTACTTTCAGTATATTTAATACATCACCGTTTAAAGCTTTTTCCAGTGGTTCAGGTTTGTAAAGGGACTGCGAGCcctcagaaaaatctgttttgtcaAGGGAAGACAACAGAGGATTTTCTGAAGCTTCATTCTAATAACAGAGCACAAAAACAAGCTTAGCACAGATAgagtttaactgaaaaaaaaagaagaagagtttTAAAAAGATGTTGAGAGACTGTTTTCAGAGAAAGTGCAAGTATTGTTGGCTTCACAGCATCACCATTCATTGTGAATACACACAGCACCTCAGTACTGGGGGAGTGGGTGGGCAGTACCAGTAGAGATCCTGGGTTGTATCAGTAAAAGCTGCTGTACTTCAGCAGCTCACTCTCGAGAAGTCCTACATAACTGTGTTGCAGTGCATACCCAATTTTGTTGGTCTTCAAGCAGAGAGAAATTTTACAGTCTCCTTATACAAGTCAGTCATATGTTTCCCCTAACCTACATAAACAGCCATGGacctctctgccctccctccttgACAGGAACCCATAGCAATGCCAGAGAAGGACATGGGGGCAGGGGGCTGCATCGCTCCCCTGAGTCCAGAAGAAAGGTCCAGGCCCTCCCTCCCTGAGGATCATGCAGTACTGCTCACCTCCATCTCTTTTTTACgtttacttctgttttcatcaGCTTTTTGTGTGTTGCTTGTCATCACTGCCTGATAAAAAGTACAACGTCGTATTTGGTAAGCGGTTATCTTATGCGACTGGAAAATGTATCTCTATAAAAATGTGTAAGCCCTGTAACCAGTACCTCCGTAAGCTCCTCTGCAAAGGAGCTCTCTTCCTCACTGGAGAGGGGCAGAGCCCCACAGCACGGCCAGAGCACCGGGGCTGGAGAGGGAGGGCCCAAGCTCCAGGCCGTCCCCGGCTCTCCTGGGCCACCCTGGGCAGGGTTGGGCTCACAGCCCAGGCGCTCTCAGAGGTGCCAAGGGCACGTAAGGTCGGCCTTGGGCTGCCGAGGCCGATTCCGCCTTGTCCAAAAGGGGTCTGGCCCTCCCCAGTTCGACCTATGcttccccaggaccccccacccTTAAGGGCAGCGgggcaccccccccaccccggaggTCCCCGCACTCCCGGACCTCTCTCCTCAGGCGGACGGTTAACGGTCCTGGCGGCGTTAACAGCCGGCGCGCGCGCGAGGGCCACGCCCGCTCCTCAGAGGCCCGGCagcgccgccccgcccggcggcCAGGTCAGGCGGGAGCCGCCCTGGAGCCCTGCCCcgaggcggcgggagcggggccggctgcCGGGCCCAGCTCTGGAAGGCTGGCTGAGGGGAAGATCCGCAAGGCTTGCCGCTAGAACAACTCCTGGTCCGGCGATCCCAGGAAGAAGTGTTTCATCCCAACTACACGTCTGAGTTAAAGTGTGATGAGGCTGCCTGTAGTGTTCCAGTGTTGTGCGGTCCGCTCAAACAATTCTGGTCATATTTCGTCTTCTAAGAATCTGTGACGGGTCCTGTCACGGTTTGAATCACTGGAGCGTTTCAGGATGACAGTGTAATGCCAGAAGAGGCTAGATGGATCCGTTTCAAAAGACAAGCTGTCAGTGAGTAAAATCTGGCAGATTGCCACTAAAATGAATAATGCCATTAAAATTAGACAACTGCTGAGACcaactttttttcctaaacaatgAAAAACAAGATTGCATTTTCCTTATGTTGTGCTTAATTTCTGTAGGTAAGCTATATTTGGTTTCGTTTGgaagttctgggctccccagttcaagaaggacagggaactgctggagagggtacagcagaggaccacaaagatgatgaggggcctggagcatctctcttatgaggatgggctgagggacttgggtctttttagtctggagaagagaagactgaggggggatctgatcaatgcctataaatacttaaagggtgggtgtcaggaggatggggccagtcttttttcagtggtgcccagggataggacaagagaggtaatggacacaaacttgacataagttccatctaaacatcagggacttctttgctgtgagggtgccagagcactggaagaggcttcccagagaggtggtggagtctccgtctctggagacattcaaaacccacctggacgcgttcctgtgcaacctgctctaggtgaacctgctttggcaggaggttaggctagatgatctccagaggtcccttccaaccccatagcattctgtgattcatcaaGGAATGACTGAGTCAGATTACACGAGGAGGTGGCTTGCTTACAACAGGAAGAAACTAGACAACGATTCAGGAAAGCTCTCAGTATTATACTTCATGTTGTTAGCCACAAATAATAAATGCTGTATCAAGTTACTACTTTCCTAAATCCTTGCCTCATTAGCTACAGTGAAGAAAATCATTGCAAGGTTTGAAGTTATGTTGGAGTAAAGGGAATTGTTcctctggggttttttgcatctttaatttc belongs to Numenius arquata chromosome 22, bNumArq3.hap1.1, whole genome shotgun sequence and includes:
- the TEX12 gene encoding testis-expressed protein 12, translated to MTSNTQKADENRSKRKKEMENEASENPLLSSLDKTDFSEGSQSLYKPEPLEKALNEMNKEIMNLLSKYAHILSERAAMDASYVQELDGILKEARTIENHLKQKRESLKQRFTVIANTLQS